Below is a window of Plasmodium chabaudi chabaudi strain AS genome assembly, chromosome: 10 DNA.
ATTGGATGGAGTAAGGCTATTCCGAAAATTTTAAGCctgaataaaaatgaatataaaaatagccattttgataaaaataaaagttcCTTTAATACCTCAAACAAAAGAATTCAAATCATTTTACCCGAAgataaaaaagttaaacGAATAATTGATTTGTTAGCGAAATATGTGACTGAAGAAGGATATGCTTttgaagaaataataaaaaaaaatgaaaaagacaATCCAatgtttaattttatttttaacacatcagatttacattattattataagtGGAGAGTTTTTTCATTTGCACAAGGAGATAGTTATAGAAATTGGAGAATAGATTCATTTCAAATGTATGAAAACAGTTATGTTTATATCCCACCTGttccaaaaaataaaaaagatagtGTTCCaaagataaataaaaaaatgtaaaattcaaagagaatatatattttgtgtatCGTTCAATAAATGTAATTGCATAATCCCATTACTTATATTGTTaagaaaatacaataaaaaatatattgtcaATATGAATTCTATAACGTGatggaatttttttttataggaaaaataaaaagtgtgatatggatgaaaaaaagaaaagcaAGCTTATTAGtattattaacaatttaAGCAAAAAGAGGTATTGCTTGAAAATAagatacataaatatatatatgtattgtCGAGTGTTTGTGATTTCGatgtatttaataatttattagttTTAGTGGAATGAATTATTCGAAAAAAGggatatgcatatatttatacgagcataatatgtttaattttttttgtagagTAAGCATATGTCGTGCTATGATATTTTGCACACGACATAGTGATTTCAGCTTCgatattgtaaaaataatatctaGTTATCTTACcgatttaaaatatgatttacTAAAAAAGGTAAATGTACATAAAACAGTgaatttgtataaataacGATTCTTTTTGTCATTTACATTCaagtatatttaatttgtgGGGATGGACGTGtgtttatacatatttaactATTTACTCATTTACttatttcatcatatttttcgaTTTTGCAGATAAATTTGGTATACTTACTCTCAGACATTTTGTACAACTGTAGTAACCAACTTTTTTCGTCGTGGGCATATCGAAAACATATGGAAGAAGCGTTACCtcgaatattttattattttagaaAACACATAAAAAAGTGTGATAGTAAGATAAAGGCAAAACTATTTTCTGACTCAATAATGagtatatttaatatgtgGGATACATGGGCAATTTACACTATTGTTTTTATGAATGGACTAAAATGCTTATTATCaactaaaaaattaaattatataaaaaataaaatgcatGATTCAGAAAATGAGGATGATTCATTAAATGGGACAAAAATAGAGTTTTTTGATGAACTTAAAATTTATCCATTGAATTTAAGAagaaatgcatatatatattttcaaaaagaCGAAAACCAAATAAATCGGTTATGTGAACAACGAGGGTTGTATTTTGATGAAAACtttaagaaaaagaaaaaaattaaatatttattaatatatgatgaCTTTTATGGTTTCAACACCAATAATGTAGGAAATGGAAAAACCCATTTAAATGAAGTTGCTCCAAGCGAcggtaataaaaatatttcatctAAAGCCTCCGAAACAAGTGATACTGCTTTACATGAATAATACAAAGTAGGGAAATACTATAATTTAATGAAGtatcaaatgaaaaactaaataaaatagttttgttttattttaaaatttgtttgcACAcagatattattttgttgtgcccgtttttttgtttttttcaatgTTTTTATACTTTATATACAGAAGCCTACATAATTGCTTATAtgtttcataattttattatattaattcgtatatgcaataatatataaaacaatatgattaatgtttttaataaatgtagTTTTAATTAACCTTGTTCTGTGTATATAGACAAATATCccttattatattattaattttattacttttttatgtttaatttatgtatttaatataacaaaataaagatattttgttaaaacAACAAACccaataaaacatatttgaTTAATAGAAATGAAACTATTGATacgctatttttttaatgtatgTGGTtagtataattataaaaaaagggtgataatatctttttcatataatagtGAATGCGATAATACGAGATATAATTgatatacatttataatCTGAGTATATCTATATGTAATTTGTACGACTTTATGCATTAAAGAATAAA
It encodes the following:
- a CDS encoding U2 snRNP-associated SURP motif-containing protein, putative yields the protein MYIQFNRNKKKKNDTEYEKINEEEAASIYAQFVRSFEGNDLEKGNQFVKSGKVLNPSKFDYFPDDDDDDNKKGKSKFTKDNNFNEENTKKHEKSEANKSGLGKVKEIDSFLEEIKLKQKILDERKILKEQAQLAKSEEEKIKINKKIIEIEKNEGIFSYTQRNETLANLYLGNLSAEVTEEYLCQRFGKFGKVSSVKIMYPRKEEDKKKGKISGFVCFENKEDAENAKDALDGVEMFGKPVIIGWSKAIPKILSLNKNEYKNSHFDKNKSSFNTSNKRIQIILPEDKKVKRIIDLLAKYVTEEGYAFEEIIKKNEKDNPMFNFIFNTSDLHYYYKWRVFSFAQGDSYRNWRIDSFQMYENSYVYIPPVPKNKKDSVPKINKKMKNKKCDMDEKKKSKLISIINNLSKKRVSICRAMIFCTRHSDFSFDIVKIISSYLTDLKYDLLKKINLVYLLSDILYNCSNQLFSSWAYRKHMEEALPRIFYYFRKHIKKCDSKIKAKLFSDSIMSIFNMWDTWAIYTIVFMNGLKCLLSTKKLNYIKNKMHDSENEDDSLNGTKIEFFDELKIYPLNLRRNAYIYFQKDENQINRLCEQRGLYFDENFKKKKKIKYLLIYDDFYGFNTNNVGNGKTHLNEVAPSDGNKNISSKASETSDTALHE